The Diaphorobacter ruginosibacter genome contains a region encoding:
- a CDS encoding Bug family tripartite tricarboxylate transporter substrate binding protein has protein sequence MNFKSRRNVVLVAIAVLGGCTVSGAAMAAGDSFPARPVHVYVPFAAGNTLDNALRQVAEEFRKNTGQPMIIENKPGGAGIIAAQTVARAPGDGYSLLLVNTSMLSINPYTFKKKLPYDAEKSFKPVTGFLSSTLVLAANKTVPATNVEEFARWSRTQKTPVTYASFTAGNSSHFAGVILNDKLALNLVHVPFNGTPPAVQNLLGEQVNAAFLPLIAVKQQVEAGKIKVLGVSSVKRSELLPQVPTFAEQGLPELNIDIWSGLAAPASTPDAVVHRLNEEINKILRSPDIRAKWRDMDFEPIPMSSKDFATFTRNENMRWKQVVEVSGFKIED, from the coding sequence ATGAATTTCAAATCACGCCGAAATGTGGTGCTGGTTGCCATTGCCGTGCTTGGTGGATGTACGGTCAGTGGCGCTGCCATGGCCGCAGGCGACAGCTTTCCTGCACGTCCGGTCCATGTCTATGTACCGTTTGCTGCCGGCAATACGCTGGACAATGCATTGCGCCAGGTGGCTGAAGAGTTCCGCAAGAACACGGGACAGCCCATGATCATCGAGAACAAGCCCGGTGGCGCAGGCATCATTGCCGCGCAGACCGTGGCACGTGCTCCGGGCGATGGCTACAGCCTGCTGTTGGTGAACACCAGCATGCTGTCCATCAATCCCTATACGTTCAAGAAGAAGTTGCCCTACGATGCAGAGAAGAGCTTCAAGCCAGTCACCGGCTTCCTGAGCTCCACGCTGGTGCTGGCGGCCAATAAGACGGTTCCCGCGACCAATGTGGAGGAGTTTGCGCGCTGGTCCAGGACGCAGAAGACGCCTGTGACCTATGCCTCCTTCACGGCCGGTAACTCCTCGCATTTTGCCGGAGTCATTCTCAACGACAAGCTGGCTCTGAATCTTGTGCATGTGCCTTTCAACGGTACGCCACCTGCCGTGCAGAACCTGCTCGGCGAGCAGGTCAACGCAGCCTTCCTGCCGCTGATCGCGGTGAAGCAGCAGGTGGAGGCTGGCAAGATCAAGGTGCTGGGGGTCAGCAGCGTCAAGCGCTCCGAGCTTCTTCCCCAAGTGCCCACGTTCGCGGAGCAGGGGCTTCCCGAACTGAACATCGATATCTGGTCCGGGCTTGCCGCACCAGCCTCCACGCCCGACGCGGTGGTCCATCGCCTGAACGAGGAAATCAACAAGATTCTGCGTTCGCCCGACATCCGCGCCAAATGGCGTGACATGGATTTCGAGCCCATTCCCATGTCCTCCAAGGACTTCGCCACTTTCACGCGCAATGAAAACATGCGCTGGAAGCAGGTTGTCGAAGTCTCCGGATTCAAGATCGAAGATTAG
- a CDS encoding NAD(P)H-dependent flavin oxidoreductase, whose translation MYKDHSIDGAASAALHKPSLARKLNLRVPVVSAPMFLVSGPELVVAACKAGIVGAFPTPNARPIDVLDDWMKSITEQLQRARDEQDPRTIGAWCANVVTHSSNTRLQDDLKLIAKYKPPVVVTALGSPKPVMETVHGYGGLVIADVISLRLAEKAAAAGVDGLACICAGAGGHTGHLSPFAFVSAVREIFDGYVVVGGGISDGRGVAGAIACGADLVYMGTRFIPTQESMAEQAYKDMLVAASSEDLLVSAGITGSNASWLKPSLRANGIDPDNMPDAPERSYDSNRSLGARKWKDVWAAGQGVGAVKAVERVSDVVDRLEQEWLAARSRFTSYAV comes from the coding sequence ATGTACAAAGACCATTCCATTGACGGAGCGGCATCGGCTGCTTTGCACAAGCCCAGCCTGGCGCGCAAGCTCAATCTGCGCGTTCCTGTGGTGTCCGCTCCCATGTTTCTGGTCTCGGGCCCGGAGCTCGTGGTGGCCGCATGCAAGGCCGGCATCGTCGGTGCGTTTCCGACACCCAATGCACGCCCCATCGACGTGCTCGATGATTGGATGAAGAGCATAACGGAGCAGCTGCAGCGCGCCCGGGATGAGCAGGACCCCCGCACCATTGGAGCCTGGTGCGCCAACGTGGTGACCCACTCATCGAACACGCGTCTTCAGGACGACCTGAAACTGATTGCCAAGTACAAGCCGCCCGTCGTGGTCACGGCCCTTGGCAGTCCCAAGCCCGTGATGGAGACCGTGCACGGCTACGGCGGCCTGGTGATTGCCGATGTGATCAGCCTGCGCCTGGCCGAAAAGGCAGCGGCGGCAGGCGTCGATGGGCTGGCATGCATCTGTGCGGGTGCAGGTGGCCATACGGGGCATCTGTCACCGTTCGCATTCGTGAGTGCAGTGCGGGAGATCTTCGACGGCTACGTCGTCGTGGGTGGCGGCATCAGCGATGGCCGGGGCGTGGCCGGCGCGATCGCGTGCGGTGCAGACCTGGTTTATATGGGAACGCGCTTCATCCCAACGCAGGAAAGCATGGCCGAGCAGGCATATAAGGACATGCTGGTTGCCGCGAGCTCGGAAGATCTGCTGGTCAGCGCGGGAATCACGGGCAGCAACGCAAGCTGGCTCAAGCCATCGCTGCGTGCCAATGGCATCGATCCGGACAACATGCCGGATGCACCGGAGCGCTCCTATGACAGCAATCGTTCGCTGGGGGCGCGCAAGTGGAAGGATGTGTGGGCGGCTGGACAGGGCGTGGGAGCCGTGAAGGCGGTCGAACGCGTGTCCGACGTGGTCGATCGGCTTGAGCAGGAATGGCTTGCTGCCCGCTCGCGGTTCACAAGCTACGCGGTCTGA
- a CDS encoding carotenoid oxygenase family protein has translation MHTEIVGRVEPTITHWDHPFMHGPFAPNYVECTATDLEVIGEIPRRLNGVYLRNTQNPVHEPLGVHHAFDGDGMLHQLSFRNGKVEYRNRFLRTKGFTEEQQAGHALYAGLIDNPRIAQREGWGARGGLKDTSATDVIVHAGSALTTFYQCGEPYRFDARTLEPLGVSEWGAKVLKDNGISAHPKVCPRTGDLLFFNYSKNAPYMYYGEVDSRDRLVHYVPVPLPGPRLPHDMMFTENYAILDDFPLHWDESLLSQGKHKLTFYEDKPSRFAIVPRRHAAQAGVKWFEASPTYVLHWLNAWEEGEEVVLHGYHQKHPMPKLGYDNTGATLGPDRYGPTLYEWRFNLRTGEVKERRLFDQHLEFGMINASYWGKPYRYAYSMIAHPRHFLFDGIQRFDHTTGQTQEYRFGEGRFGSESPMAPAFDAKAEDDGYVVSFVTDMNTDRSECIVLDARDISKGPVARIMLPHRISSGTHACWADASELRGEQAT, from the coding sequence ATGCACACAGAAATCGTCGGGCGTGTCGAGCCCACCATCACGCATTGGGACCATCCGTTCATGCATGGCCCATTTGCCCCGAACTATGTGGAATGCACCGCCACGGACCTAGAGGTGATAGGCGAGATTCCCCGACGCCTGAACGGAGTCTATCTTCGCAACACGCAGAACCCCGTGCATGAGCCTCTAGGCGTGCACCATGCATTCGACGGGGATGGCATGCTCCACCAGCTGAGCTTCAGGAACGGCAAGGTGGAATACCGCAACCGCTTTCTTCGCACCAAGGGATTTACGGAGGAGCAGCAAGCGGGCCATGCACTTTATGCGGGGCTGATCGACAACCCGAGAATCGCGCAGCGCGAAGGCTGGGGCGCACGCGGCGGCTTGAAGGACACGTCAGCTACCGACGTCATCGTGCATGCGGGTTCGGCGCTGACTACGTTCTACCAATGCGGTGAGCCCTATCGCTTCGATGCGCGCACGCTGGAACCGTTGGGCGTCTCCGAGTGGGGCGCGAAGGTGCTCAAGGACAACGGCATTTCCGCACACCCCAAGGTATGCCCCAGGACCGGTGACCTGCTGTTCTTCAACTACAGCAAGAATGCCCCCTACATGTACTACGGCGAGGTCGACTCCCGTGACAGGCTGGTGCACTACGTCCCCGTGCCGTTGCCAGGACCGCGCTTGCCGCACGACATGATGTTCACCGAGAACTACGCGATCCTGGACGACTTCCCGCTGCACTGGGACGAGTCGCTGCTTTCACAGGGCAAGCACAAGCTGACCTTCTACGAGGACAAACCCAGCCGCTTTGCCATCGTGCCGCGCCGCCACGCAGCGCAGGCCGGTGTGAAGTGGTTTGAAGCCAGCCCTACCTATGTGCTGCACTGGCTCAACGCCTGGGAGGAGGGTGAAGAGGTCGTGCTGCACGGTTATCACCAGAAGCACCCCATGCCCAAGCTGGGGTATGACAACACGGGGGCGACCCTGGGGCCCGACCGCTACGGTCCCACGCTCTACGAATGGCGTTTCAATCTGCGAACGGGCGAGGTCAAGGAGCGACGCCTTTTTGACCAGCACCTGGAGTTCGGAATGATCAATGCGAGCTACTGGGGAAAACCGTATCGGTATGCCTACAGCATGATTGCCCACCCACGGCACTTTCTCTTCGATGGCATCCAGCGCTTCGACCACACCACCGGCCAGACGCAGGAATACCGTTTTGGAGAAGGCCGCTTCGGAAGCGAATCCCCGATGGCACCGGCATTCGATGCGAAGGCAGAAGACGATGGCTATGTGGTGAGCTTCGTCACCGACATGAATACCGATCGCTCCGAGTGCATCGTGCTCGATGCCCGGGACATATCCAAAGGTCCTGTAGCGCGCATCATGCTTCCGCACCGCATCAGCAGTGGAACGCATGCCTGCTGGGCCGATGCGTCGGAGCTGCGTGGCGAACAGGCAACCTGA
- a CDS encoding enoyl-CoA hydratase/isomerase family protein: MHDGIFHIELNRPEAGNTANKALADQLRTAVLNASSTSGVRALLVSAAGRNFMAGGDLSALRGDHNATLDLVRTVNDTIVALSECTVPIICAVQGMVAGGGLGLALSSDILIAEEGARFTVGSPTIGLSPDAGTSWQLARWVGQRKALEMSLLCTMVDVQGALACGLINEIAPKGSLMEVARSRATQLASGASLALRHTRQLLRAAAGNTLVAQIAQEGEAFVQCMQSPDFSEGLAAMMEKRKPRFS; this comes from the coding sequence TTGCACGACGGCATTTTCCACATCGAACTCAATCGTCCCGAGGCTGGCAACACAGCGAACAAGGCATTGGCCGATCAACTGCGAACCGCGGTGCTGAACGCCAGTTCGACTTCAGGAGTACGCGCATTGCTCGTCAGCGCTGCGGGGCGCAACTTCATGGCAGGGGGCGACCTGTCGGCGCTGCGCGGAGATCACAATGCAACGCTGGATCTGGTTCGCACCGTCAACGACACCATCGTGGCGCTGTCGGAATGCACCGTTCCGATCATCTGTGCGGTGCAAGGCATGGTCGCGGGTGGAGGCCTCGGCCTCGCATTGTCATCCGACATCCTGATCGCCGAAGAGGGCGCGCGTTTCACCGTCGGGAGCCCGACCATCGGCCTGTCGCCAGATGCCGGCACCAGTTGGCAACTGGCACGTTGGGTGGGGCAACGCAAGGCGCTGGAAATGAGCTTGCTATGCACGATGGTCGATGTGCAGGGCGCATTGGCCTGCGGCCTCATCAACGAGATTGCACCGAAGGGCTCGCTGATGGAGGTGGCTCGCTCCCGTGCCACGCAATTGGCCAGCGGCGCATCCCTGGCGCTGCGGCACACCAGGCAGCTGCTACGTGCCGCGGCAGGAAACACGCTCGTCGCTCAGATTGCGCAAGAGGGTGAGGCTTTTGTGCAATGCATGCAAAGCCCGGACTTCAGCGAAGGACTGGCGGCCATGATGGAGAAGCGCAAGCCGCGCTTCTCGTAA
- a CDS encoding SDR family NAD(P)-dependent oxidoreductase translates to MAKVPLSKLIKFYVRFTPSYSAIGYNLRSIFWRNRPNQFNGQTWLVTGGSEGIGASAARQAAEAGARVICVARDAKKLEAFAQSVKSPIPITWLTADFSRTRDVHRLLEDIKVGGHSFDVLVNNVGIQKHQMILTDEEMETSFVTNILSHHILVKGLLETRILKDNATVIEVASGGMYNHKMVIDDLNITDPARYAGPRAYGLAKRAQCMTMGFWKEKAVYPQQRFYAMHPGWVDTASVNRSMPRFVAILKSVLRDHDKGADTIVYLARERPDQKRSEAIWFDRKERTTHIYAHTPNPGVSAHDVVNHLDTIAAARMA, encoded by the coding sequence ATGGCAAAAGTTCCTCTCTCCAAACTCATCAAGTTCTATGTGCGCTTCACGCCAAGCTACAGCGCCATCGGCTACAACCTGCGCAGCATCTTCTGGCGCAATCGGCCCAATCAGTTCAACGGGCAGACCTGGCTGGTCACCGGCGGCTCTGAGGGCATCGGCGCCAGCGCTGCCAGACAGGCAGCGGAAGCCGGTGCGCGCGTGATCTGCGTAGCGCGCGATGCGAAGAAACTCGAAGCGTTTGCACAGAGCGTCAAGTCGCCCATCCCCATCACCTGGCTGACTGCAGACTTCTCCAGAACGCGCGACGTGCATCGCCTGCTGGAAGACATCAAGGTCGGTGGCCATTCGTTTGACGTCCTGGTCAACAATGTCGGGATCCAGAAGCACCAGATGATCCTGACGGATGAGGAGATGGAAACCTCGTTCGTGACCAACATTCTCAGCCATCACATCCTGGTGAAGGGCCTTCTTGAGACCCGCATACTCAAGGACAACGCCACCGTGATCGAAGTGGCGTCCGGCGGCATGTACAACCACAAGATGGTGATCGATGACCTGAACATCACCGATCCCGCGCGTTACGCCGGCCCTCGCGCCTATGGCCTTGCCAAGCGCGCGCAGTGCATGACCATGGGTTTCTGGAAAGAGAAAGCCGTGTATCCGCAGCAGAGGTTCTACGCCATGCATCCGGGGTGGGTGGATACCGCAAGCGTGAACCGATCGATGCCCCGCTTCGTGGCGATCCTCAAGTCGGTCCTTCGCGATCACGACAAAGGTGCGGATACCATCGTCTATCTTGCGCGCGAGCGGCCGGACCAGAAGCGCAGTGAAGCCATATGGTTCGATCGCAAGGAGCGCACCACGCATATCTACGCCCACACGCCCAACCCTGGAGTCTCGGCGCACGATGTCGTGAATCACCTCGACACCATTGCAGCAGCCAGGATGGCCTGA
- a CDS encoding limonene-1,2-epoxide hydrolase family protein yields the protein MATTSIDELKIQTFMAMKEGWERKDWRQCADLMAEDGILHSVMLEPCKGRENFYERIRKTEKPNKSVTLHIRSIGVAGGVLFVERNDEIILNGISRFIPTVGILEFSGEKISYWREYYDRATLLAAIQEPAHG from the coding sequence ATGGCAACGACCTCAATCGACGAATTGAAAATCCAGACCTTCATGGCCATGAAGGAAGGCTGGGAACGCAAGGACTGGCGCCAGTGCGCCGATCTGATGGCGGAGGACGGAATTCTTCATTCCGTCATGCTGGAGCCCTGCAAGGGGCGCGAGAATTTCTACGAACGCATCCGCAAGACCGAAAAGCCCAACAAAAGCGTGACCCTGCATATCCGCTCCATTGGCGTTGCCGGCGGTGTGCTGTTCGTGGAGCGCAATGACGAGATCATTCTGAACGGCATCTCTCGCTTCATTCCCACGGTTGGCATTCTCGAGTTCTCTGGCGAGAAGATCTCTTACTGGCGCGAGTACTACGACCGCGCGACCTTGCTCGCCGCCATCCAGGAGCCAGCGCACGGCTGA
- a CDS encoding IclR family transcriptional regulator: protein MDEKKSAVLGTQSASKILRLLKIVAAHHAQGIRLKELIEASRIDKSTAHRLLACLLEEGFVERVGESKVYRLGIEPLQWGFSSAGMDALSERFRPMLMRLARISNDAVFLMVRSGDHVVCLSRVEGDHTTRAYVVEVGMRRLLGASAAGIAIMAQLPESEVDAMLQRHEAEYARQRVTIAELRGQVSRARSAGYSETRNVRIDADGVGCAFALTENYWAGISIAVAKHRSTPERLKELATLLLKEVAQVQAA from the coding sequence ATGGATGAGAAGAAGTCAGCTGTTCTGGGTACGCAGAGCGCCAGCAAGATACTGCGGTTGCTGAAGATCGTGGCGGCTCATCATGCGCAGGGAATTCGTCTGAAGGAACTGATCGAGGCGTCGAGGATCGACAAGTCCACGGCGCACAGGTTGCTGGCATGCCTGCTGGAAGAGGGCTTCGTGGAGCGTGTCGGCGAATCCAAGGTCTATCGTCTGGGAATAGAGCCTCTGCAATGGGGTTTCTCGTCCGCCGGCATGGATGCGCTATCCGAGCGCTTTCGCCCGATGTTGATGCGCCTGGCCCGGATCTCCAACGACGCCGTGTTTCTGATGGTCCGCAGTGGCGACCACGTGGTGTGCCTGAGCCGTGTCGAGGGCGATCACACCACGCGTGCCTATGTCGTTGAAGTCGGAATGCGACGGCTGCTGGGTGCCAGCGCCGCGGGCATCGCCATCATGGCGCAACTGCCCGAGAGCGAAGTGGATGCCATGCTGCAAAGGCATGAGGCCGAGTACGCGCGCCAGCGGGTGACGATTGCAGAGTTGCGCGGTCAGGTGAGTCGCGCGCGAAGCGCGGGATACTCGGAAACACGCAATGTGCGGATCGATGCGGACGGTGTGGGCTGCGCCTTCGCATTGACCGAGAACTACTGGGCTGGCATCAGCATTGCGGTCGCCAAGCACCGTTCGACACCGGAGCGCTTGAAGGAGTTGGCGACACTGCTGCTCAAGGAAGTTGCACAAGTGCAGGCGGCATAG
- a CDS encoding porin: MKKAIPSRMLAMLALTFSTYAAAQSQLTVYGIIDTNLEYLNNQAKEGGGKANLLRMGNSGLQGPRVGFRGSEDLGNGLKAIFTLEHGFNSDTGTPADAARFFNRGSFMGLETKEHRVTLGRQYTSIFDALLFIAPLAYSGAYEPFSPLLGNLRNDNSVKYRFNMAGLQAQAHYAFGEQTSSKSANAAYGGFVSYVQNGWNATIVADQQNGADVNGAHSRARKLAVAAAYQLNPALRLSAGYRWGQNKSDTGVTALRDDFWWLGANYQFANPFSLSVAYYQDNVKTRNGAGDQPTTRQLTVQGIYALSKRTDLYAAAAHSRNAGLNFAALSTLAAGSKSQSGISLGVRHRF, encoded by the coding sequence ATGAAAAAAGCCATCCCTTCGCGGATGTTGGCGATGCTCGCCCTGACGTTTTCGACGTACGCGGCGGCACAGTCACAGTTAACGGTCTACGGAATCATCGATACCAACCTGGAGTACCTGAACAACCAGGCCAAGGAAGGCGGCGGCAAGGCGAATCTGCTGCGCATGGGCAACTCGGGATTGCAGGGACCGCGTGTGGGATTCAGGGGTTCTGAAGACCTGGGAAACGGGCTCAAGGCCATCTTCACGCTGGAGCATGGATTCAACTCCGATACCGGTACCCCGGCTGATGCCGCCCGCTTCTTCAACCGCGGCTCGTTCATGGGCCTGGAAACCAAGGAGCATCGGGTCACGCTGGGTCGCCAGTACACGTCGATCTTCGATGCATTGCTTTTCATCGCGCCGCTGGCGTACTCCGGGGCGTATGAGCCGTTCAGCCCACTGCTCGGCAATCTTCGCAATGACAACTCGGTCAAGTACCGCTTCAACATGGCCGGACTGCAGGCGCAGGCGCACTATGCATTCGGAGAGCAGACTTCGTCCAAGTCAGCCAATGCCGCATATGGCGGCTTCGTCAGCTACGTGCAGAACGGCTGGAACGCCACTATCGTCGCAGACCAACAGAATGGTGCCGACGTGAACGGCGCGCACTCACGAGCGCGCAAACTGGCTGTCGCAGCGGCATACCAGCTGAATCCCGCACTGCGCCTCTCGGCAGGCTATCGCTGGGGGCAAAACAAGAGCGACACGGGCGTCACCGCATTGCGTGATGACTTCTGGTGGCTGGGCGCGAACTACCAGTTCGCCAACCCCTTCTCGCTCAGCGTTGCCTACTACCAGGACAACGTGAAAACACGCAATGGTGCAGGAGATCAACCAACAACGCGGCAGCTCACGGTGCAGGGCATCTATGCGCTTTCCAAAAGAACCGATCTGTACGCCGCCGCTGCCCATTCCCGAAATGCCGGCCTGAACTTCGCGGCACTCAGCACCCTGGCTGCAGGCTCCAAAAGCCAATCAGGCATCAGCCTTGGCGTGCGGCATCGCTTCTAG